Proteins encoded within one genomic window of Pigmentiphaga sp. H8:
- a CDS encoding CaiB/BaiF CoA-transferase family protein, whose product MSEQQARLPLSGLRVLDLTRVRAGPTAVRVLADWGADVVKIEEPVDPEHENEMGGMRLGPDYQNLHRNKRSITLNLKSDPGRALFLDLAAQADVVVENYRPDVKDRLGIDYDTLRARNPRLIYASISGFGQDGPYARRPGYDQIIQGMTGMMSITGLPGHGPVRAGIAIADTTAGVFGAVGILTALYEREKTGQGQWVRTSLLESLLATMDFQCARYLVAGEIPVQAGNDHPTIIPTGVFDTQDGQVNICVSGTVMWKRFCHAMGRERWLDDPRFATNKNRSANRLELNDEIAAVFATQTNEHWIEHLNASGLACGAVNNVKQAFDDAQVRHLGIAWPVAHEKLGDIHLVGQPFSLGNHQAGVRRVAPMPGQDNEAILAEIGIQGDTLQQLRSEHVI is encoded by the coding sequence ATGTCTGAACAGCAGGCCCGCTTGCCCTTGTCCGGCCTACGCGTGCTCGACCTGACGCGCGTGCGCGCCGGCCCGACCGCCGTGCGCGTCCTGGCAGACTGGGGCGCCGACGTGGTCAAGATCGAAGAACCCGTCGATCCCGAACACGAGAACGAAATGGGCGGCATGCGCCTGGGACCGGACTACCAGAACCTGCACCGCAACAAGCGCAGCATCACGCTCAACCTGAAATCGGACCCGGGGCGCGCGCTGTTCCTGGACCTGGCCGCGCAGGCCGACGTCGTCGTCGAGAACTACCGCCCCGACGTCAAGGACCGCCTGGGCATCGACTACGACACGCTCCGCGCCCGCAACCCGCGCCTGATCTACGCCAGCATCTCCGGCTTCGGCCAGGACGGCCCCTATGCGCGGCGCCCGGGCTACGACCAGATCATCCAGGGCATGACCGGCATGATGTCGATCACCGGCCTGCCCGGCCACGGTCCGGTGCGCGCCGGCATCGCCATCGCCGACACGACGGCGGGCGTTTTCGGCGCGGTGGGCATCCTGACCGCGCTGTACGAACGCGAGAAGACGGGACAGGGGCAATGGGTCCGGACCTCGCTGCTGGAATCGCTGCTGGCGACCATGGACTTCCAGTGCGCCCGCTATCTGGTGGCTGGCGAGATTCCGGTGCAGGCCGGCAACGACCATCCCACCATCATTCCCACCGGCGTGTTCGACACGCAGGACGGACAGGTCAACATCTGCGTGTCGGGCACCGTGATGTGGAAACGCTTCTGCCACGCGATGGGCCGGGAACGCTGGCTGGACGATCCGCGCTTCGCCACCAACAAGAACCGCTCGGCCAACCGCCTCGAACTGAACGACGAGATCGCCGCCGTGTTCGCCACGCAGACCAACGAACACTGGATCGAGCACCTGAACGCCAGCGGCCTGGCCTGCGGCGCCGTCAACAACGTCAAGCAGGCCTTCGACGACGCGCAGGTGCGGCACCTGGGCATCGCCTGGCCCGTCGCGCACGAGAAGCTGGGCGACATCCACCTGGTCGGGCAGCCCTTCAGCCTGGGCAACCATCAGGCCGGCGTACGGCGCGTCGCCCCCATGCCCGGCCAGGACAACGAAGCCATTCTTGCCGAGATCGGCATCCAGGGCGACACCCTGCAGCAACTCAGGAGCGAACATGTCATCTGA
- a CDS encoding enoyl-CoA hydratase yields MSSEARPGRIHVAVEQHLGRVVIDHPAKHNALTFDMWQSLPGLLDELESRDDVRAIVFEGAGDRAFASGSDISQFGEQRDTEENVRRYNATVERAIGRIGAVRKPTLAFINGYCFGGGVAIALHCDMRYGNEQAQFCIPAGKVGVGYHELWLHRLAQLVGPAHAKEIMFTARRYTAEEARQMGLVNRIQTREETLDLARTIAGLAPLTHRASKLAIETSIAPEGRDWQACKDAILDCFRSADYVEGREAFTGKRTPVFRGK; encoded by the coding sequence ATGTCATCTGAAGCCCGGCCCGGCCGCATCCACGTCGCCGTCGAGCAGCACCTGGGCCGCGTCGTGATCGACCACCCGGCCAAGCACAACGCGCTGACCTTCGACATGTGGCAGTCCCTGCCCGGACTGCTGGACGAACTGGAAAGCCGCGACGACGTGCGCGCCATCGTGTTCGAGGGCGCGGGCGACCGCGCCTTCGCCTCGGGTTCGGACATCTCGCAGTTCGGCGAACAGCGCGACACCGAGGAAAACGTGCGCCGCTACAACGCCACCGTCGAACGCGCCATCGGCCGCATCGGCGCCGTGCGCAAGCCCACCCTGGCCTTCATCAACGGCTATTGCTTCGGCGGCGGCGTCGCCATCGCCCTGCATTGCGACATGCGCTATGGCAACGAACAGGCGCAGTTCTGCATCCCCGCCGGCAAAGTGGGCGTGGGCTACCACGAGCTCTGGCTGCACCGGCTGGCGCAACTGGTGGGGCCGGCCCACGCCAAGGAAATCATGTTCACCGCCCGCCGCTACACGGCCGAGGAAGCCCGGCAGATGGGCCTCGTCAACCGTATCCAAACGCGCGAGGAAACGCTGGACCTCGCGCGCACCATCGCCGGCCTGGCGCCGCTGACGCACCGCGCATCCAAGCTCGCCATCGAAACCTCCATCGCCCCGGAGGGACGGGACTGGCAGGCCTGCAAGGACGCGATCCTGGACTGCTTCCGCAGCGCCGACTACGTCGAGGGACGCGAGGCCTTCACCGGCAAGCGGACACCGGTGTTCCGTGGCAAGTGA